A region from the Silene latifolia isolate original U9 population chromosome 7, ASM4854445v1, whole genome shotgun sequence genome encodes:
- the LOC141592238 gene encoding uncharacterized protein LOC141592238 — translation MGEVIAAAKVKSIVIYPIKSCRGISVLQAPVTSTGFRWDRQWVIVNEKGRMYTQRVAPNLALVEIELPNEAFAEGWEPSSNSFMVIRAPGMDLLKVSLVKPRAIIDDVSVWEWSGSALDEGDEAAEWFSNYIGKTSRLVRFDTVSQTRSTNPDYAPGYKTMFSDEFPILLISQGSLDDLNMHLKEQIPIDRFRANIVVEGCKPFSEDLWKEIIINKLTFCSVKLCSRCKVTTINQQTAVANPELTEALKGFRSDIILRPNNNPKGKVYMGQNLVWKDCYGEGNGKVIRLGDPVSVLRQVSSTADAAA, via the exons ATGGGAGAAGTAATAGCTGCTGCAAAAGTGAAATCAATCGTGATTTATCCGATTAAATCATGTCGTGGGATTTCCGTTCTTCAAGCTCCTGTCACTTCCACTG GATTTCGATGGGACAGACAATGGGTGATTGTTAATGAAAAAGGGAGGATGTATACTCAAAGAGTTGCACCCAATCTTGCTTTGGTTGAAATTGAGCTCCCCAACGAGGCGTTTGCTGAGGGTTGGGAACCTTCGAGTAACTCATTCATGG TGATAAGAGCCCCGGGGATGGATTTGCTGAAGGTGTCTTTGGTTAAGCCACGTGCTATAATTGATGATGTGTCTGTGTGGGAATGGAGTGGCTCCGCTTTGGACGAAGGAGATGAAGCTGCTGAGTGGTTCTCTAATTACATTGGGAAAACCAGTAGGCTGGTCCGATTTGACACAG TATCGCAAACCAGGAGTACGAATCCTGATTACGCCCCTGGATACAAAACCATGTTCTCAGACGAGTTTCCCATCTTACTGATATCGCAG GGATCATTAGATGACTTGAACATGCATCTTAAGGAACAGATACCAATAGACCGTTTTCGAGCCAA CATCGTTGTCGAAGGTTGTAAACCATTTTCAGAAGACCTGTGGAAGGAGATCATAATTAACAAGTTAACATTCTGTAGTGTCAAGCTTTGTTCGCGGTGCAAG GtgacaacaatcaatcaacaaactGCTGTTGCAAATCCAGAACTAACGGAAGCTCTCAAAGGATTCAGATCAGATATAATTTTGCGTCCAAACAATAATCCTAAGGGAAAG GTCTATATGGGGCAGAACTTAGTCTGGAAGGACTGTTACGGTGAAGGCAATGGCAAAGTAATACGATTGGGAGATCCTGTATCTGTGCTGCGTCAAGTTTCTTCCACTGCAGATGCCGCAGCTTAG